The following are encoded together in the Nocardioides okcheonensis genome:
- a CDS encoding permease has product MSGTTHPPDAGTAPAGSGGRAASLQVYVVLGGLVSLVLVQQWLVDRLDHPAVATWSTIFVAIVVQSVPFLVGGVLLAAVIATLLSERTLRRMVPSNPSLGVPVAGLAGVALPGCECASVPVASSLMGRGIAPSVALTFLLAAPAINPVVLVSTAVAFPGRPEVVLARFLASLLTAVAVGWLWLRFAGRVPMLHRSRPHDHGGGTVGTFFANVRHDFLHAAGFLVMGAMLAAAINTFVPRAIIDSVAGNAVLAVLTLAAFAFVVALCSEADAFVAASLSAFSDTAKLVFMVVGPAMDVKLASMESGQFGGAFAVRFVPLVLVTAVLSASAIGWWLL; this is encoded by the coding sequence GTGAGCGGCACCACCCATCCACCCGATGCCGGCACCGCTCCGGCAGGATCCGGGGGCCGCGCAGCGTCGCTGCAGGTCTACGTCGTCCTCGGCGGGCTGGTCTCCCTCGTCCTCGTCCAGCAGTGGCTGGTCGACCGCCTCGACCACCCGGCCGTCGCGACCTGGAGCACCATCTTCGTCGCCATCGTGGTGCAGTCGGTCCCGTTCCTCGTGGGCGGCGTGCTGCTCGCCGCGGTGATCGCGACGCTGCTCTCGGAGCGCACCCTGCGGCGGATGGTGCCCTCGAACCCCTCCCTCGGCGTGCCCGTCGCCGGCCTGGCCGGCGTCGCCCTGCCGGGGTGCGAGTGCGCGTCGGTGCCGGTGGCGAGCAGCCTGATGGGTCGCGGCATCGCCCCGTCGGTCGCGCTCACCTTCCTGCTCGCCGCCCCGGCGATCAACCCGGTCGTGCTGGTGTCCACCGCGGTCGCGTTCCCCGGCCGCCCGGAGGTCGTGCTGGCGCGGTTCCTCGCCTCGCTGCTCACCGCGGTCGCGGTCGGCTGGCTCTGGCTGCGCTTCGCCGGACGGGTGCCGATGCTCCACCGGTCCCGCCCGCACGACCACGGCGGTGGCACCGTGGGGACGTTCTTCGCCAACGTCCGCCACGACTTCCTCCACGCGGCGGGGTTCCTGGTCATGGGCGCCATGCTCGCCGCGGCCATCAACACCTTCGTGCCGCGCGCGATCATCGACAGCGTCGCCGGCAACGCCGTGCTCGCGGTCCTCACGCTCGCCGCGTTCGCCTTCGTCGTCGCCCTCTGCTCGGAGGCCGACGCCTTCGTCGCGGCGAGCCTGAGCGCGTTCTCCGACACCGCCAAGCTGGTCTTCATGGTGGTCGGCCCGGCGATGGACGTGAAGCTCGCGTCGATGGAGTCCGGGCAGTTCGGCGGGGCGTTCGCCGTCCGCTTCGTGCCGCTCGTCCTCGTCACTGCCGTCCTCTCCGCCAGCGCGATCGGCTGGTGGCTGCTGTGA
- a CDS encoding YibE/F family protein, with protein MGGSHGDRRARSRPSRWSRRLALLAVGPLGLVALLAMVLLWPASTPAVEGERPVEVFGTVVAVEARTCPEPLPDDVNGCGAARVEADDGRSLTAPLPNGVGAPEVDVGDDVVMIRSSTPDGDVYSIVDQQRAAGLWVVAAAFVLALVAFGRWKGLTALAGLGVTFAVLLLFVVPAILAGESPVVVAIVGSAVIMVTVLYLTHGTGAAISVAVLGTLASLALTGVLSALAVTALHLTGVTDDLSASVGTSGQVNTQGLLLAGIVIGTLGVLDDITVTQAVTVEELVRANPRLSAREAYRAGSRVGRSHVASVVNTVILAYAGSSLPLLILVVSADSSWGGVLTDQVIAQEIVRSAVATIGLVAAVPVTTGLAALVATREAADGELAVAG; from the coding sequence ATGGGTGGCTCCCACGGCGACCGACGCGCCCGGTCGCGTCCGTCGCGCTGGTCGCGCCGGCTGGCACTCCTCGCCGTCGGGCCCCTCGGCCTCGTCGCGCTGCTCGCGATGGTCCTGCTCTGGCCGGCGAGCACCCCCGCGGTCGAGGGGGAGCGCCCGGTCGAGGTGTTCGGGACGGTGGTGGCGGTCGAGGCACGCACGTGCCCGGAGCCGCTGCCCGATGACGTCAACGGCTGCGGGGCCGCGCGGGTGGAGGCCGACGACGGACGCTCCCTCACCGCCCCGCTGCCCAACGGGGTGGGCGCTCCGGAGGTGGACGTCGGCGACGACGTGGTGATGATCCGCAGCAGCACGCCGGACGGAGACGTCTACTCGATCGTCGACCAGCAGCGCGCCGCCGGGTTGTGGGTCGTCGCCGCCGCCTTCGTGCTCGCCCTGGTCGCCTTCGGGCGCTGGAAGGGGCTCACCGCGCTGGCGGGGCTCGGCGTCACGTTCGCCGTCCTGCTGCTGTTCGTGGTGCCAGCGATCCTCGCCGGCGAGTCCCCGGTCGTGGTCGCGATCGTCGGCTCGGCGGTCATCATGGTGACGGTCCTCTACCTCACCCACGGGACCGGTGCGGCGATCTCGGTCGCGGTCCTGGGCACGCTGGCGAGCCTGGCGCTCACCGGGGTCCTGTCGGCGCTGGCCGTGACGGCGCTGCACCTGACCGGGGTCACCGACGACCTGTCCGCCTCCGTCGGCACGTCCGGGCAGGTCAACACCCAGGGCCTGCTGCTGGCCGGCATCGTGATCGGCACGCTGGGGGTGCTCGACGACATCACGGTCACCCAGGCCGTGACGGTCGAGGAGCTGGTGCGCGCCAACCCTCGCCTGTCCGCGCGCGAGGCCTACCGCGCCGGCAGCCGCGTCGGGCGCTCCCACGTCGCGTCGGTGGTCAACACGGTCATCCTCGCCTACGCGGGATCGTCGCTGCCGCTGCTGATCCTGGTGGTGTCGGCCGACAGCTCGTGGGGAGGCGTGCTGACCGACCAGGTCATCGCCCAGGAGATCGTGCGCAGCGCGGTCGCGACCATCGGTCTCGTCGCGGCCGTCCCCGTGACGACCGGGCTGGCGGCGCTCGTGGCCACCCGCGAGGCGGCGGACGGCGAGCTCGCGGTCGCCGGCTAG
- the rpmB gene encoding 50S ribosomal protein L28 — translation MSRTCQVTGATPGFGHHVSHSHRRTKRRFDVNVQSKRYWVPSLRRHVTLTLSARGIKTVDQRGIEAVVADIRARGGRL, via the coding sequence GTGTCCCGCACCTGCCAGGTCACCGGCGCCACCCCCGGCTTCGGTCACCACGTCTCCCACTCGCACCGTCGCACCAAGCGCCGCTTCGACGTCAACGTCCAGTCCAAGCGCTACTGGGTGCCCAGCCTGCGCCGCCACGTCACGCTCACGCTGAGCGCCCGCGGCATCAAGACCGTCGACCAGCGCGGGATCGAGGCCGTCGTCGCCGACATCCGCGCGCGGGGAGGGAGGCTCTGA
- the ykgO gene encoding type B 50S ribosomal protein L36, whose translation MKVRNSIRSVKKQPGSQVVRRRGRTYVINKRNPRLKTRQG comes from the coding sequence ATGAAGGTCCGCAACTCCATCCGCTCGGTCAAGAAGCAGCCCGGCTCGCAGGTCGTGCGCCGACGCGGGCGCACGTACGTCATCAACAAGCGCAACCCCCGGCTCAAGACCCGCCAGGGCTGA
- the rpmF gene encoding 50S ribosomal protein L32: MAVPKRRTSRSNTRHRRAQWKATPPDLVPITVDGTVRHVPRRLVRAVERGLVDVSTASPRSPRETR, translated from the coding sequence ATGGCCGTACCCAAGCGACGCACGTCGCGCAGCAACACCCGACACCGGCGCGCGCAGTGGAAGGCGACGCCGCCCGACCTCGTGCCGATCACGGTCGACGGGACGGTGCGCCACGTGCCGCGCCGCCTCGTGCGGGCCGTCGAGCGCGGCCTCGTCGACGTCTCCACCGCGTCGCCCCGCTCCCCCCGGGAGACCCGATGA
- a CDS encoding MFS transporter — MTPLASYRRLLELAGPTYVLVAFVGRLPLAMSQLGTLLLVSTATGSYGLGGLSAGALAVANAVGAPVAGSLADRVGQRPVVLVQSLLGAAGLAALVLVVDREAADLAVVLTAAATGLVLPQVGPLARVRWRPLTRATGTQQRRLVDAAFSYEGAADEASFAIGPALVGLSVAAASPSGALLLAAVLLAVFGSAFALDPSARLTHGQDHPVGGRGRLVGAAFVVLVAAQLTIGMLFGATQTGATVLATDAGRPGAAGLVHATLGVGSAIAGLATAYVPERFPHQRRALVAACALLVLSLPLLLVGSLLAAAGTVLLLGFAVAPYMIAVFSLAERVVPLARVGAAMTMLASATGLGYALGSSLAGRLADQSGATAAFCVTVGATVLAVVLMSTQQRRLDRATPQGAAPLEAEVPAAATPVG; from the coding sequence GTGACCCCTCTCGCCTCCTACCGCCGACTCCTCGAGCTGGCGGGCCCGACCTACGTCCTCGTCGCCTTCGTCGGGCGCCTCCCGCTGGCCATGAGCCAGCTCGGCACCCTCCTCCTCGTCTCGACCGCCACCGGCAGCTACGGCCTCGGCGGCCTCAGCGCCGGCGCGCTCGCCGTCGCCAACGCCGTCGGGGCGCCCGTGGCCGGGTCGCTCGCCGACCGGGTCGGCCAGCGCCCGGTCGTCCTCGTGCAGTCGCTGCTCGGCGCCGCCGGGCTCGCCGCCCTCGTCCTGGTCGTCGACCGCGAGGCGGCCGACCTCGCGGTCGTGCTGACCGCCGCCGCGACCGGCCTGGTGCTGCCGCAGGTCGGCCCGCTGGCCCGGGTGCGGTGGCGCCCGCTCACCCGCGCCACCGGCACCCAGCAGCGCCGGCTGGTCGACGCCGCGTTCTCCTACGAGGGTGCGGCCGACGAGGCGTCGTTCGCGATCGGGCCCGCGCTCGTCGGGCTCTCGGTCGCCGCCGCCTCGCCCTCGGGCGCCCTGCTCCTGGCCGCGGTGCTGCTCGCGGTCTTCGGCTCGGCGTTCGCGCTCGACCCCTCGGCCCGCCTCACCCACGGCCAGGACCACCCGGTCGGCGGTCGCGGACGTCTCGTCGGCGCCGCGTTCGTCGTCCTCGTCGCGGCCCAGCTCACCATCGGGATGCTGTTCGGGGCCACCCAGACCGGCGCGACCGTGCTGGCCACGGACGCCGGACGCCCCGGTGCCGCCGGGCTCGTGCACGCCACGCTCGGCGTGGGCAGCGCGATCGCCGGCCTGGCGACCGCGTACGTGCCCGAGCGGTTCCCCCACCAGCGACGCGCGCTCGTGGCGGCCTGCGCGCTGCTGGTCCTGTCGCTCCCGCTGCTGCTGGTCGGGTCGCTGCTGGCTGCCGCCGGGACCGTGCTGCTGCTCGGCTTCGCGGTCGCGCCCTACATGATCGCAGTGTTCTCGCTGGCCGAGCGGGTCGTGCCGCTCGCCCGGGTCGGCGCCGCGATGACCATGCTGGCCAGCGCCACCGGGCTGGGCTACGCGCTGGGCTCGAGCCTCGCCGGCCGGCTCGCCGACCAGTCCGGCGCGACCGCGGCCTTCTGCGTGACGGTCGGCGCGACCGTGCTCGCCGTCGTGCTGATGTCGACCCAGCAGCGCCGACTCGACCGTGCGACGCCGCAGGGAGCGGCCCCGCTCGAGGCGGAGGTCCCGGCCGCCGCGACCCCGGTCGGCTGA
- a CDS encoding HU family DNA-binding protein has protein sequence MNKRELVDAVAEKTDLSKSDAEKALDAVFGAVASALEAGDKVAVPGFGTFDVRERAARTGRNPQTGETMEIAASRSAGFKPATALKTALNG, from the coding sequence ATGAACAAGCGTGAGCTCGTCGACGCCGTCGCCGAGAAGACCGACCTGTCCAAGTCCGACGCGGAGAAGGCGCTCGACGCCGTCTTCGGCGCCGTCGCGTCGGCCCTCGAGGCCGGCGACAAGGTCGCCGTCCCGGGCTTCGGCACCTTCGACGTGCGCGAGCGTGCCGCTCGCACCGGCCGCAACCCGCAGACCGGCGAGACCATGGAGATCGCCGCGTCCCGCAGCGCCGGCTTCAAGCCCGCCACCGCGCTGAAGACCGCGCTGAACGGCTGA
- the rpmG gene encoding 50S ribosomal protein L33: MAARGNHLRPKVKLRSTAGTGYTYVTTKNRRTTPDRIVLRKYDPRVRRHVDFREER, from the coding sequence ATGGCCGCCCGCGGCAACCACCTGCGGCCCAAGGTGAAGCTCCGCTCCACCGCCGGCACCGGCTACACCTACGTCACCACCAAGAACCGGCGCACCACCCCAGACCGGATCGTGCTGCGCAAGTACGACCCGCGCGTGCGCCGCCACGTCGACTTCCGGGAGGAACGCTGA
- a CDS encoding Fur family transcriptional regulator — MPTTETTPRAFGEKGRRDTRQRRALREHLAANDSFTSAQQVYDDLRAGGDKVGLATVYRTLQAMADAGEVDTLRADDGETLFRKCGPRHHHHLVCRSCSRTVEVDGPSVERWATEAAEDHGFTDVTHVVELFGLCPDCR, encoded by the coding sequence ATGCCGACGACCGAGACGACCCCCCGGGCCTTCGGCGAGAAGGGGCGCCGCGACACCCGCCAGCGACGCGCGCTGCGCGAGCACCTGGCCGCGAACGACTCCTTCACCAGCGCCCAGCAGGTCTACGACGACCTGCGCGCCGGGGGCGACAAGGTCGGCCTCGCCACCGTCTACCGGACGCTGCAGGCGATGGCCGACGCCGGCGAGGTCGACACGCTGCGTGCCGACGACGGCGAGACCCTGTTCCGCAAGTGCGGCCCTCGCCACCACCACCACCTCGTCTGCCGCAGCTGCAGCCGCACGGTCGAGGTCGACGGCCCGAGCGTCGAGCGCTGGGCCACCGAGGCCGCCGAGGACCACGGCTTCACCGACGTGACCCACGTCGTCGAGCTGTTCGGCCTCTGCCCCGACTGCCGCTGA
- a CDS encoding TIGR03943 family putative permease subunit — MAAVTRATQTLLLTVTGVVLLRMAIGDTYLNYVNAWMRWPLVASGALLVVLGVLELWHGDDEQDTSHVPRAAWLLFAPSLVFFLVAPPALGAYFADRAETAAVEVPEAGAADLPPLPDGDPVLLQLDEVLMRAFFDDGATLAGRRIEVTGFVSHDDSGWYVTQFSMSCCAADAFVMRVEASGADAPPDDQWVSVVGTHVPGTGMDGEGVPEISVEAVEETDAPRNQYR; from the coding sequence GTGGCTGCTGTGACCCGCGCGACGCAGACCCTGCTGCTGACCGTCACCGGCGTCGTCCTGCTCCGGATGGCGATCGGCGACACGTACCTCAACTACGTCAACGCGTGGATGCGCTGGCCGCTGGTCGCCTCCGGCGCCCTGCTGGTCGTCCTCGGCGTGCTGGAGCTCTGGCACGGCGACGACGAGCAGGACACCTCCCACGTGCCGCGGGCCGCGTGGCTGCTGTTCGCGCCCTCTCTGGTCTTCTTCCTCGTCGCTCCCCCGGCCCTGGGCGCCTACTTCGCCGACCGCGCCGAGACCGCAGCCGTCGAGGTGCCGGAGGCGGGCGCCGCCGACCTGCCACCCCTGCCGGACGGCGACCCCGTGCTGCTCCAGCTCGACGAGGTGCTCATGCGCGCGTTCTTCGACGACGGCGCCACCCTCGCGGGACGACGCATCGAGGTCACCGGCTTCGTCAGCCACGACGACTCGGGCTGGTACGTCACGCAGTTCTCGATGAGCTGCTGTGCGGCGGACGCGTTCGTCATGCGCGTCGAGGCCTCCGGCGCCGACGCCCCTCCCGACGACCAGTGGGTCTCGGTCGTCGGCACCCACGTCCCCGGCACCGGCATGGACGGCGAGGGCGTGCCGGAGATCAGCGTGGAGGCGGTCGAGGAGACGGACGCGCCGCGCAACCAGTACCGCTAG
- the rpsN gene encoding 30S ribosomal protein S14: MARKSKIVANERRKQVVARHAERRTALKEQVRTAATVEERDAAVRALARLPRDASPVRVRNRDQVDGRPRGHLRKAGVSRITFRQMAHRGELPGITKSSW; encoded by the coding sequence ATGGCCAGGAAGTCGAAGATCGTCGCCAACGAGCGCCGCAAGCAGGTCGTCGCCCGCCATGCCGAGCGGCGGACCGCGCTGAAGGAACAGGTGCGCACGGCCGCCACCGTCGAGGAGCGCGACGCGGCCGTCCGGGCGCTGGCGCGGCTCCCCCGCGACGCCAGCCCGGTCCGCGTCCGCAACCGTGACCAGGTCGACGGTCGCCCACGCGGCCACCTCCGCAAGGCCGGGGTCTCCCGGATCACCTTCCGCCAGATGGCACACCGAGGCGAGCTGCCGGGCATCACGAAGTCGTCCTGGTGA
- a CDS encoding CobW family GTP-binding protein — MRTRLLVVTGVEPVAMDSTLMTLAWDLPSAVSVRHRIDPHSQVLTRTVSDVSGVLEQEQVQLEHACVSCALREDVLPTLDRLARDPRWSSIVAGLPLGTEAQQLAHALGSDTRLARHLQLSSVVAAVGATDTVGDLLGDALLRERDAHSNPHDDRGVGEVACAQLELADHVVLEADPGPEALDLVRAIARPGVPVVTDVAALDVGEIATGRHHHVLARTWCDPELDAPVPDLGESRAWRLDLRSARPFHPDRLLDRIEDLGSGPFRSRGTFWVPTRPGDRLEWSGAGGQLSIGGYSPWGRRTPVTRLLYTGLGTPPRDLRAAFDDVLVTPTEGVEQQRWDVVEDGLEPWLGDIRDVA; from the coding sequence ATGAGGACCCGTCTGCTGGTGGTGACCGGCGTCGAGCCGGTCGCGATGGACTCCACGCTGATGACCCTGGCGTGGGACCTGCCGAGCGCCGTGTCCGTGCGACACCGCATCGACCCGCACTCGCAGGTCCTGACCCGGACCGTCAGCGACGTCAGCGGCGTCCTCGAGCAGGAGCAGGTCCAGCTCGAGCACGCCTGCGTCAGCTGCGCCCTGCGCGAGGACGTCCTGCCGACGCTCGACCGGCTGGCGCGCGACCCGCGCTGGTCGAGCATCGTCGCCGGTCTCCCCCTCGGCACCGAGGCGCAGCAGCTCGCGCACGCGCTGGGCAGCGACACCCGCCTGGCGCGCCACCTCCAGCTCAGCAGTGTCGTCGCCGCCGTCGGGGCGACCGACACCGTCGGCGACCTGCTGGGCGACGCCCTCCTGCGCGAGCGCGACGCGCACTCGAACCCCCACGACGACCGCGGGGTCGGGGAGGTCGCCTGCGCCCAGCTCGAGCTCGCCGACCACGTCGTGCTCGAGGCCGACCCGGGTCCGGAGGCGCTCGACCTCGTCCGCGCGATCGCCCGCCCGGGCGTCCCGGTGGTCACCGACGTCGCAGCCCTCGACGTGGGTGAGATCGCGACCGGGCGCCACCACCACGTCCTGGCCCGGACCTGGTGCGACCCCGAGCTCGACGCCCCGGTGCCCGACCTCGGGGAGAGCCGCGCCTGGCGCCTCGACCTGCGCTCTGCCCGGCCCTTCCACCCGGACCGGCTGCTCGATCGCATCGAGGACCTCGGCAGCGGGCCCTTCCGCTCGCGCGGCACCTTCTGGGTCCCGACCCGGCCCGGCGACAGGCTCGAGTGGTCGGGCGCCGGCGGCCAGCTCAGCATCGGCGGCTACAGCCCCTGGGGTCGACGCACCCCGGTGACCCGGCTGCTCTACACCGGTCTCGGCACGCCGCCGCGCGACCTGCGTGCCGCCTTCGACGACGTCCTCGTCACCCCGACCGAAGGCGTCGAGCAGCAGCGCTGGGACGTCGTCGAGGACGGCCTCGAGCCCTGGCTCGGCGACATCCGCGACGTCGCCTGA
- a CDS encoding type B 50S ribosomal protein L31 → MKQDIHPPYGPVAFRDRSTGHLVVTRSTLVAREGAEQVEVDGVTYPVVDVDVTSDSHPFWTGTARTLDSEGRVEKFRRRYGAAR, encoded by the coding sequence GTGAAGCAGGACATCCACCCGCCCTACGGCCCCGTGGCCTTCCGTGACCGGTCGACGGGTCACCTCGTGGTGACCCGCTCGACCCTCGTCGCCCGCGAGGGTGCCGAGCAGGTCGAGGTCGACGGGGTGACCTACCCGGTCGTCGACGTCGACGTCACCAGCGACAGCCACCCGTTCTGGACCGGCACCGCGCGCACGCTCGACAGCGAGGGCCGCGTCGAGAAGTTCCGGCGCCGCTACGGGGCCGCCCGATGA
- a CDS encoding peptide chain release factor 3, producing the protein MPDTRPRRTFAVISHPDAGKSTLTEALALHARVITEAGAVHGKGDRRATVSDWMAMEKARGISITSAALQFVHQDHVINLVDTPGHSDFSEDTYRVLSAVDSAVMLVDAGKGLEPQTLKLFKVCALRGIPVMTVINKWDRPGLSALELMDLIQEKIGLRPTPLTWPVGEAGDFRGVIDRRTGEFVKYTRTAGGATRAPERRMAASEVEEADALAWATAVEEHELLELDEADHDQERFLAGETTPVMFASALQNFGVAQLLDLLLDIAPDPGPTAGVDGTVRDVDDPFSAFVFKVQSGMNNAHRDRLAYARVVSGTFERGMVVNHAATGKPFATKFAQSVFGRDTAAVETAQPGDIIGFVNAQALRVGDTVHVGDRIEFPPVPSFAPEHFVTASAGDIGRYKQFRRGIEQLDQEGVVQVLRSDLRGDQNPVLAAVGPMQFEVVEDRMTHEFNSPIRFSRLDYQVARRTDAAGAAVLAGKRGVEVLERSDGTRLALFVDQWRAMVTARDNPDIMLEALPAGGA; encoded by the coding sequence GTGCCCGACACCCGCCCCCGCCGTACGTTCGCCGTCATCAGCCACCCCGACGCGGGCAAGTCGACCCTCACCGAGGCGCTCGCCCTGCACGCCCGGGTGATCACCGAGGCCGGCGCGGTGCACGGCAAGGGCGACCGGCGCGCGACCGTGTCGGACTGGATGGCGATGGAGAAGGCGCGCGGCATCTCGATCACCTCCGCGGCCCTGCAGTTCGTGCACCAGGACCACGTCATCAACCTCGTCGACACCCCCGGCCACAGCGACTTCTCCGAGGACACCTACCGGGTGCTGTCCGCGGTCGACTCGGCCGTGATGCTCGTCGACGCCGGCAAGGGGCTCGAGCCGCAGACCCTCAAGCTGTTCAAGGTCTGCGCGCTGCGCGGCATCCCCGTGATGACGGTCATCAACAAGTGGGACCGCCCCGGCCTGTCGGCCCTCGAGCTGATGGACCTGATCCAGGAGAAGATCGGCCTGCGGCCGACCCCGCTCACCTGGCCGGTCGGCGAGGCCGGCGACTTCCGCGGGGTCATCGACCGCCGGACCGGCGAGTTCGTGAAGTACACCCGCACCGCGGGCGGCGCGACCCGGGCGCCCGAGCGGCGGATGGCCGCATCGGAGGTCGAGGAGGCCGACGCCCTGGCCTGGGCCACCGCGGTCGAGGAGCACGAGCTGCTCGAGCTCGACGAGGCCGACCACGACCAGGAGCGGTTCCTCGCGGGCGAGACCACCCCGGTCATGTTCGCCTCGGCGCTGCAGAACTTCGGCGTCGCGCAGCTGCTCGACCTGCTGCTCGACATCGCGCCCGACCCCGGCCCGACCGCCGGCGTCGACGGCACCGTGCGCGACGTCGACGACCCGTTCAGCGCGTTCGTCTTCAAGGTGCAGTCGGGCATGAACAACGCCCACCGCGACCGGCTGGCCTACGCGCGCGTCGTCTCGGGGACCTTCGAGCGCGGCATGGTGGTCAACCACGCCGCGACCGGCAAGCCGTTCGCCACCAAGTTCGCCCAGTCGGTCTTCGGGCGCGACACCGCAGCGGTGGAGACCGCCCAGCCCGGCGACATCATCGGCTTCGTCAACGCGCAGGCGCTCCGCGTCGGGGACACGGTCCACGTCGGGGACCGGATCGAGTTCCCGCCGGTCCCGAGCTTCGCGCCCGAGCACTTCGTGACCGCCAGCGCCGGCGACATCGGCCGCTACAAGCAGTTCCGGCGCGGGATCGAGCAGCTCGACCAGGAGGGCGTGGTCCAGGTGCTGCGCTCGGACCTGCGCGGCGACCAGAACCCCGTCCTGGCGGCCGTCGGCCCGATGCAGTTCGAGGTCGTCGAGGACCGGATGACCCACGAGTTCAACTCGCCGATCCGGTTCTCCCGCCTCGACTACCAGGTGGCCCGGCGCACCGACGCGGCCGGCGCGGCCGTCCTGGCCGGCAAGCGCGGCGTCGAGGTGCTCGAGCGCAGCGACGGCACCCGCCTCGCGCTGTTCGTCGACCAGTGGCGCGCGATGGTCACCGCCCGCGACAACCCCGACATCATGCTCGAGGCGCTGCCCGCCGGGGGCGCCTGA
- a CDS encoding glycoside hydrolase family 16 protein → MPPRLIARLTLPLLVAVLGAGAVSPPTSYAEGGGEEPPPSSSLQATPHQRVRLEVLPPVVQRGRVPADADAARSPLVATVRPAREGRRVRLQVLRDGTWTTLATRRQDARGRVEMAAATSAGGQPLTYRVRVLASRGLRGLSSRPVSTQRWLRPSFGDEFTGTSLGGAWSTRSPEVVPGSRRSCAKGDPAAVRVEGGTVRLSVLVDPDATGRCRIRGRDRQQARGSYAYRLNGHIGTEGRYAFRYGVAAARVRFHRLRGQHGAFWLQPASGMYPGAAGSEIDVVEYFGDHHPQGGLATFMHRYEGRRRVSTGGWVRDQASFLGGPRDGWSRGFHVFSVEWRPRLLVFRIDGRETGRMRRGVSDVDQFPILSLISADYELPKIRERHLPQHLEVDWVRVWETDAPDPS, encoded by the coding sequence GTGCCTCCCCGCCTGATCGCCCGTCTGACCCTGCCGCTGCTCGTCGCCGTGCTCGGAGCGGGCGCCGTGTCGCCCCCGACGTCGTACGCAGAGGGCGGCGGCGAGGAGCCCCCGCCGAGCTCGTCGCTGCAGGCCACGCCGCACCAGCGGGTGCGGCTGGAGGTGCTGCCCCCGGTCGTGCAGCGCGGCCGCGTGCCGGCCGACGCGGACGCCGCCCGGTCGCCGCTGGTCGCCACGGTCCGTCCCGCACGTGAGGGGCGCCGGGTGCGGCTGCAGGTGCTCCGGGACGGCACCTGGACCACCCTCGCGACCCGGCGCCAGGACGCGCGCGGGCGCGTGGAGATGGCCGCCGCGACGTCGGCCGGCGGCCAGCCGCTGACCTACCGGGTCCGGGTGCTGGCCAGCCGTGGGCTGCGCGGCCTGTCCAGCCGCCCGGTGAGCACCCAGCGCTGGCTCCGGCCGTCGTTCGGCGACGAGTTCACCGGGACCTCGCTCGGAGGGGCGTGGAGCACCCGCAGCCCCGAGGTGGTCCCGGGCAGCCGCCGCTCGTGCGCCAAGGGCGACCCCGCGGCGGTCCGGGTGGAGGGCGGCACGGTCCGGCTGAGCGTGCTGGTCGACCCCGACGCCACGGGTCGGTGCCGGATCCGCGGCCGGGACCGCCAGCAGGCGCGCGGCAGCTACGCGTACCGCCTCAACGGCCACATCGGGACCGAGGGCCGCTACGCGTTCCGCTACGGCGTCGCGGCCGCCCGCGTCCGCTTCCACCGGCTCCGCGGGCAGCACGGGGCGTTCTGGCTGCAGCCCGCGAGCGGGATGTACCCCGGCGCGGCAGGCAGCGAGATCGACGTGGTCGAGTACTTCGGCGACCACCACCCCCAGGGCGGGCTGGCGACCTTCATGCACCGCTACGAGGGGCGCCGCCGGGTGAGCACCGGCGGCTGGGTCCGCGACCAGGCGTCGTTCCTGGGCGGACCGCGCGACGGCTGGTCGCGCGGCTTCCACGTGTTCTCGGTGGAGTGGCGTCCGCGGCTGCTGGTGTTCCGGATCGACGGCCGGGAGACCGGACGGATGCGGCGCGGCGTCTCCGACGTCGACCAGTTCCCGATCCTCAGCCTGATCTCGGCCGACTACGAGCTGCCGAAGATCCGCGAGCGACACCTGCCCCAGCACCTGGAGGTCGACTGGGTCCGGGTCTGGGAGACCGACGCCCCCGACCCGTCGTGA